One segment of Sphingobacteriales bacterium DNA contains the following:
- a CDS encoding RecX family transcriptional regulator produces the protein MCLSGAFYQRNTKFLKKHQATPQQSESVIHHLQTHNFLQQQRFALMLAQGKFRIKKWGKLKIRQALQQKGVAETDIRQALENIDKESYQETLKTIAEKKLALIKEENPLKRRQKLIAFLLQKGYEMEEILHIIPSLINTISE, from the coding sequence TTGTGCTTATCAGGAGCGTTCTATCAAAGAAATACAAAGTTTTTAAAAAAACACCAAGCCACTCCCCAACAGTCGGAGTCTGTTATTCATCATTTACAAACACACAATTTTTTACAACAGCAACGCTTTGCGTTAATGTTGGCACAAGGAAAGTTTAGGATAAAAAAATGGGGAAAATTGAAAATCAGACAAGCTCTTCAACAAAAGGGAGTCGCTGAAACGGATATTCGGCAGGCTTTGGAGAACATAGACAAAGAAAGCTATCAGGAAACATTAAAAACAATTGCAGAAAAAAAACTTGCGCTTATCAAAGAAGAAAATCCTCTGAAACGACGACAAAAACTTATCGCTTTCTTGCTTCAAAAGGGTTATGAAATGGAAGAAATTTTGCATATTATCCCATCATTAATTAACACCATATCCGAATAA
- a CDS encoding Gfo/Idh/MocA family oxidoreductase, with protein sequence MIKIGLLGVGHLGKIHLKLLHEIADFEVIGFYDPNEQAAAWVQSHYPALPRFTDAATLIAATDAVDIVAPTLHHSVLALEAIAQKKHIFIEKPLAATLAEGKQLAERATAAGIIGQVGHVERFNPAFLALKDKKLQPLFIETHRLAIFNPRGTDVSVVMDLMIHDLDMVRRLVGSEVTAVHASGVAIVSTNPDIANARLTFANGCIANITASRISMKNLRKMRIFQPDAYISLDFLEKKSEILQLFDDEPQDVSSVRLDIDTQHSKFISYVQNPTEAVNAIKMELEYFAKSIRQQMPPPVTFQDGYEALRLALWVSNEIEAHAKTVRR encoded by the coding sequence ATGATTAAAATAGGACTATTGGGTGTGGGGCATTTAGGAAAAATCCATTTGAAATTGCTTCACGAAATAGCAGATTTTGAAGTAATAGGTTTTTACGACCCCAACGAACAAGCCGCCGCTTGGGTACAATCTCATTATCCTGCTCTGCCTCGTTTCACCGATGCCGCCACCCTGATTGCCGCCACTGATGCCGTAGATATTGTAGCACCCACGCTGCACCACAGTGTTTTGGCATTGGAAGCCATCGCCCAAAAAAAACATATATTTATTGAAAAACCCCTCGCCGCCACCTTAGCCGAAGGCAAACAACTCGCCGAACGTGCCACCGCCGCCGGTATCATAGGGCAAGTAGGTCATGTAGAACGGTTTAATCCGGCATTTTTGGCACTAAAAGATAAAAAATTACAACCCTTATTTATAGAAACACACCGTTTGGCAATTTTCAACCCGCGCGGCACCGATGTAAGCGTTGTAATGGATTTGATGATACACGACTTAGATATGGTACGCCGCTTAGTGGGCAGCGAAGTAACCGCCGTACACGCCAGTGGAGTAGCCATTGTATCTACTAATCCCGACATTGCCAACGCGCGGCTTACATTTGCCAACGGTTGCATTGCCAACATTACCGCCAGTCGCATTTCTATGAAAAACCTGCGCAAGATGCGTATTTTTCAGCCCGATGCCTACATCAGTTTAGATTTTTTGGAAAAGAAAAGCGAAATCTTACAACTTTTCGACGACGAGCCGCAAGATGTTTCTTCGGTGCGTTTGGATATAGATACTCAACACAGCAAATTTATCAGCTATGTTCAAAATCCGACCGAAGCCGTCAATGCCATTAAAATGGAGTTGGAATATTTTGCAAAAAGTATTCGCCAGCAAATGCCGCCGCCCGTTACTTTTCAGGACGGCTACGAGGCACTGCGCTTGGCTTTATGGGTAAGCAACGAAATAGAAGCACATGCAAAAACAGTTCGGCGATAA